Proteins from one Lepidochelys kempii isolate rLepKem1 chromosome 6, rLepKem1.hap2, whole genome shotgun sequence genomic window:
- the CD151 gene encoding CD151 antigen isoform X1, whose amino-acid sequence MREYTEKKETCGTICLKYLLFIFNFFFWLAGGAVMAVGIWTLAEKSDYISLLSSNTYMATAYILVVAGIVVMITGILGCCATFKERRNLLRVYFILLLCIFLLEIIAGILAYIYYQQFFPVSLQLSMELKQNLKETMTQKYRKEGEEGVTSAVDKLQQEFKCCGSNNATDWSESIWIKSAEAGGRKFPDSCCKTITEGCGRRDHPSNIYKEGGCITKLENFIQEHLKIIGAVGIGIACVQIFGMIFTCCLYKSLKSEPY is encoded by the exons ATGCGCGAGTACACGGAGAAGAAGGAGACGTGCGGCACTATCTGCCTCAAATACCTGCTCTTCATCTTTAACTTCTTCTTCTGG CTGGCCGGTGGGGCGGTGATGGCGGTGGGGATCTGGACTCTGGCCGAGAAGAGCGACTACATCAGTCTCCTGTCCTCCAACACGTACATGGCGACCGCCTACATCCTGGTGGTGGCGGGAATTGTCGTCATGATTACTGGCATCCTCGGGTGCTGTGCCACCTTCAAAGAGCGGCGGAACCTGCTGAGAGTG TACTTCATATTGCTGCTGTGCATTTTCCTGCTTGAGATCATTGCGGGTATCCTGGCCTATATCTACTACCAACAG TTCTTCCCCGTGAGCCTGCAG CTGAGTATGGAGCTGAAGCAAAACCTGAAAGAGACCATGACCCAGAAGTAccggaaggagggagaggagggcgTGACCAGCGCGGTGGACAAACTGCAGCAGGAG TTCAAGTGCTGTGGCAGCAACAATGCTACAGACTGGAGCGAGAGCATCTGGATCAAATCCGCAGAGGCCGGAGGGCGGAAATTCCCAGACAGCTGTTGTAAGACGATAACAGAAGGGTGTGGCCGGAGAGACCATCCTTCCAACATCTACAAGGAG GGCGGCTGCATCACTAAGCTGGAAAACTTCATTCAGGAACACCTGAAAATTATTGGAGCCGTGGGGATTGGCATTGCTTGTGTTCAG ATCTTTGGAATGATCTTCACCTGCTGCTTGTACAAGAGTTTAAAGTCAGAACCGTACTAG
- the CD151 gene encoding CD151 antigen isoform X2: MREYTEKKETCGTICLKYLLFIFNFFFWLAGGAVMAVGIWTLAEKSDYISLLSSNTYMATAYILVVAGIVVMITGILGCCATFKERRNLLRVYFILLLCIFLLEIIAGILAYIYYQQLSMELKQNLKETMTQKYRKEGEEGVTSAVDKLQQEFKCCGSNNATDWSESIWIKSAEAGGRKFPDSCCKTITEGCGRRDHPSNIYKEGGCITKLENFIQEHLKIIGAVGIGIACVQIFGMIFTCCLYKSLKSEPY; the protein is encoded by the exons ATGCGCGAGTACACGGAGAAGAAGGAGACGTGCGGCACTATCTGCCTCAAATACCTGCTCTTCATCTTTAACTTCTTCTTCTGG CTGGCCGGTGGGGCGGTGATGGCGGTGGGGATCTGGACTCTGGCCGAGAAGAGCGACTACATCAGTCTCCTGTCCTCCAACACGTACATGGCGACCGCCTACATCCTGGTGGTGGCGGGAATTGTCGTCATGATTACTGGCATCCTCGGGTGCTGTGCCACCTTCAAAGAGCGGCGGAACCTGCTGAGAGTG TACTTCATATTGCTGCTGTGCATTTTCCTGCTTGAGATCATTGCGGGTATCCTGGCCTATATCTACTACCAACAG CTGAGTATGGAGCTGAAGCAAAACCTGAAAGAGACCATGACCCAGAAGTAccggaaggagggagaggagggcgTGACCAGCGCGGTGGACAAACTGCAGCAGGAG TTCAAGTGCTGTGGCAGCAACAATGCTACAGACTGGAGCGAGAGCATCTGGATCAAATCCGCAGAGGCCGGAGGGCGGAAATTCCCAGACAGCTGTTGTAAGACGATAACAGAAGGGTGTGGCCGGAGAGACCATCCTTCCAACATCTACAAGGAG GGCGGCTGCATCACTAAGCTGGAAAACTTCATTCAGGAACACCTGAAAATTATTGGAGCCGTGGGGATTGGCATTGCTTGTGTTCAG ATCTTTGGAATGATCTTCACCTGCTGCTTGTACAAGAGTTTAAAGTCAGAACCGTACTAG